A stretch of the Capsicum annuum cultivar UCD-10X-F1 chromosome 8, UCD10Xv1.1, whole genome shotgun sequence genome encodes the following:
- the LOC107879491 gene encoding endoplasmin homolog, translating into MSRKTLRANAEKFEFQAEVSWLMDILINSLYSNKDIFLTKLISSASDGLDKISSLALTNKEVLGEGDNTKLDIQIKLDEEKKILSIHDRCVGMTMEDLRKSLGTIAKSGTLRDF; encoded by the exons ATGTCAAGGAAAACTCTCCGAGCTAATGCGGAGAAGTTTGAGTTCCAGGCCGAGGTCTCTTGGCTTATGGACATCCTTATCAACTCCCTTTACAGTAACAAGGACATCTTCTTGACGAAGCTTATTTCCAGTGCTTCTGAC GGACTGGACAAGATCAGTTCCCTTGCACTCACTAACAAGGAAGTTCTTGGTGAAGGTGATAATACTAAGCTCGATATTCAG ATTAAACtcgatgaagaaaagaaaattctttCCATTCATGACAGATGTGTTGGTATGACTATGGAGGATCTAAGAAAGAGTTTGGGAACCATAGCTAAATCTGGAACTTTAAGAGATTTCTAA